The following is a genomic window from Catellatospora citrea.
CGAACTGCGCGAGGTCACCGATGGCGGCGCGTTCGACGTCGGGCCGTTTCGCGCATCGACTCGGCTGCTGCCGCACTCGGTGCCCAACGCCGGGGTGCGACTGGCCGCGGGTGGCCGCGTGCTCGCGTACACCGGTGACTGCGGCCCGAGCCCCGACGTGGTGGAGCTGGCGCGCGGCGCGGACGTGCTGCTGGCCGAGGCCACCCACGTGGACGAGGTGCCGGAGGGCTCACGGCGTCACCTGTCGAGCGCCCGCCAGGCGGGACGGCAGGCCGCGGCCGCCGAGGTCGGCTGGCTGCTGCTGACCCACCTGTGGCCGGGCACGGATCCGGCCGCGGCACGTTCGGCGGCCGGTGCCGGATACGACGGCGAGGTGGCCGTCGCCACCACCGATCTGGTGCTGGACCTGCCGTAGCCGTCAGCGCTCCGCTGAGGTGCCGAGACTCTTCGCCATGAGCTGCTCCCGGCGCACGCCGTCCGGCATCAGGTCGCCGAGTTCCGCGGTGAGGCCGAAGCCGTTGCGCCGGTACAGGGCGGCAGCGGCCTCGTTGCCGTCCGCCACGGCCAGCTTCAGCACGTCCGCACCCACCTGCCCGGCCCATCGCTCCAC
Proteins encoded in this region:
- a CDS encoding MBL fold metallo-hydrolase codes for the protein MRLRVLGACGAWPGAGQACSGYLLEHDGFRLVVDLGYATVPQLLRHVGAEQVDAVFVSHGHPDHCADLNPLLRARALRDDPPSPLPVYALPGALDAVLALDRPGMLAGAYELREVTDGGAFDVGPFRASTRLLPHSVPNAGVRLAAGGRVLAYTGDCGPSPDVVELARGADVLLAEATHVDEVPEGSRRHLSSARQAGRQAAAAEVGWLLLTHLWPGTDPAAARSAAGAGYDGEVAVATTDLVLDLP